Proteins from a genomic interval of Gemmatimonas sp.:
- a CDS encoding methyltransferase domain-containing protein has translation MFTPARRRGSEILDDPGEDPALALRSLRDVALANRFFGGRRVVLVEVRRVLHAQRAIGSATGTLTLLDIGTGLGDIPRAAERMAQRMNADSAVALTTIGAELVPALARAASASCTHALATDAMALPFADGSIDIVTCSQVLHHFDGPEADRLLQECTRVARSAVIIGDLRRSWFAVAGLWAASFLLRFHPVSRHDGIVSILRGFTRDELQSLVERATGCAVQAHRAPGFRVVAVWAPSPRAGACP, from the coding sequence ATGTTCACGCCGGCGCGCCGACGCGGCAGTGAGATCCTCGACGACCCCGGAGAGGATCCCGCGCTCGCGTTGCGCTCGCTGCGTGATGTCGCTTTGGCGAATCGTTTCTTTGGCGGGCGCCGCGTCGTGTTGGTCGAGGTGCGACGGGTACTGCACGCACAGCGCGCCATCGGCTCGGCGACGGGCACGCTCACCTTGCTCGACATCGGCACCGGGTTAGGCGACATCCCCCGTGCCGCGGAGCGTATGGCACAACGCATGAACGCGGACAGCGCCGTCGCACTCACCACCATCGGTGCCGAGCTCGTTCCCGCACTGGCCCGTGCAGCCAGCGCCTCGTGTACGCACGCGCTCGCTACCGACGCCATGGCGCTGCCATTTGCCGACGGCAGCATTGATATCGTGACCTGTTCGCAGGTGTTGCACCACTTCGACGGCCCGGAGGCCGATCGCCTGCTTCAGGAATGCACGCGTGTCGCACGCTCAGCGGTGATCATCGGCGACCTGCGTCGCAGCTGGTTTGCGGTGGCTGGCCTCTGGGCGGCATCGTTCCTGCTCCGGTTTCACCCCGTGAGCCGGCACGATGGCATCGTGTCGATCCTGCGCGGATTCACGCGCGACGAATTACAGTCGCTTGTGGAACGGGCCACCGGTTGCGCCGTACAGGCCCACCGAGCCCCCGGGTTCCGGGTCGTCGCCGTGTGGGCGCCGTCGCCGCGTGCCGGCGCCTGCCCGTAA
- a CDS encoding inorganic diphosphatase, with protein sequence MHNPWRDMPPGPHVPELVTAIIEIPAGSRNKYELDKESGQFKLDRVLYSAVHYPGDYGFIPRTLHEDNDPLDILVRINEPTFPGCQITCRPIGVLKMLDKGEPDEKILAVPSDDPYHNDIYDIADMPAHYLKEIEHFFGIYKDLEGKRVEIQGWEKSEVAFKVIQRSIERYAEVYLKGA encoded by the coding sequence ATGCACAATCCCTGGCGTGACATGCCCCCCGGTCCGCATGTGCCGGAGCTGGTTACCGCGATCATCGAGATTCCCGCGGGCTCGCGCAACAAGTACGAGCTCGACAAGGAATCCGGACAGTTCAAGCTCGATCGCGTGCTGTATTCGGCCGTACACTATCCGGGCGACTACGGCTTCATTCCGCGCACACTGCACGAGGACAATGATCCGCTCGACATTCTCGTGCGCATCAACGAGCCCACGTTTCCGGGGTGCCAGATCACCTGCCGCCCGATCGGCGTGCTGAAGATGCTGGACAAGGGTGAGCCCGACGAGAAGATCCTCGCCGTGCCCAGCGATGATCCGTACCACAACGACATCTACGACATCGCCGACATGCCGGCGCACTACCTGAAGGAGATCGAACACTTCTTCGGCATCTACAAGGATCTCGAGGGCAAGCGCGTCGAGATTCAGGGATGGGAGAAAAGTGAGGTGGCGTTCAAGGTGATTCAGAGATCCATTGAGCGGTATGCAGAGGTGTACTTGAAGGGTGCGTGA
- a CDS encoding flavin reductase family protein, translating into MIDQDLFRAVLGRFASGITVITTHDVNGTPHGMTVSAFSSLSLDPPLVLVCIGNDATMAPVMADATSFAVNVLADSQEALSRRFAGKVDDRFAGVGYVDGELGDAVLDDVLASMQCRIVARHPAGDHVIVVGHVEQAAARDAKPLLYYRGGYAQLER; encoded by the coding sequence ATGATCGATCAAGATTTGTTCCGCGCCGTTCTGGGCCGCTTCGCTTCCGGCATCACCGTCATCACCACGCATGATGTGAACGGGACGCCGCACGGCATGACGGTGAGTGCGTTTTCCTCGCTCAGCCTCGATCCGCCGCTGGTGCTAGTGTGCATCGGCAACGACGCCACGATGGCGCCGGTGATGGCAGATGCCACGAGCTTCGCGGTCAATGTGCTCGCCGATTCGCAGGAAGCGCTCTCCCGCCGCTTTGCCGGCAAGGTGGACGATCGCTTTGCGGGCGTGGGATACGTGGACGGTGAGCTGGGCGATGCCGTGCTCGATGATGTGTTGGCATCAATGCAGTGCCGTATCGTGGCCCGCCATCCGGCCGGCGACCATGTCATTGTGGTCGGACATGTGGAACAGGCCGCGGCGCGCGATGCGAAGCCGCTGCTCTACTATCGCGGTGGCTACGCGCAGTTGGAACGATAG
- a CDS encoding FAD-dependent oxidoreductase, protein MSDYSRAWQVIVVGGGPAGSSAAWHLATAGLEVCLLDRARFPRAKPCAEYVSPEASRILDAMGALGHLEQGGAAALTGMVVHAPSGDRIHGEFVARHGFRGFRDRGLGVRREILDTLLVERARAAGVCVLEDAKVEGVTLDASGTVCGVDVRTPDGMRAMRASLVIGADGLRSIVSRRLELAHQSRWPRRVALVAHYRDVEGIGTLGEMHVTRNGYVGLAAVSGGLTNVALVVPRRAAQGMAGDPTAFLEAWIAEQPALHPRFRDAVRETPVRATGPFASHATRAWAPGAMLTGDAADFYDPFTGEGIYAALRGGELLAPYAVDAVHAREQADSRGMRRALRAYEQARKHTFAGKWRVEKLIGAAVAFPTLMNHAARVLTRDRDLADLLIGVTGDFVPPSAVLRPRTLLRFLS, encoded by the coding sequence ATGTCCGACTACTCGCGCGCCTGGCAGGTGATCGTCGTGGGCGGAGGCCCCGCCGGCAGTTCGGCGGCCTGGCATCTCGCCACGGCGGGGCTCGAGGTGTGCCTGCTCGACCGGGCTCGGTTTCCACGGGCCAAGCCGTGTGCTGAGTACGTCAGCCCGGAGGCCAGCCGCATTCTCGACGCGATGGGCGCGCTGGGCCATCTTGAGCAGGGTGGCGCGGCGGCGTTGACCGGCATGGTGGTGCACGCGCCATCGGGCGACCGCATTCATGGCGAGTTCGTGGCGCGTCACGGTTTTCGCGGCTTCCGCGATCGCGGGCTCGGCGTGCGACGCGAAATTCTCGACACCCTGCTCGTCGAGCGCGCGCGAGCCGCCGGCGTGTGCGTGCTCGAAGACGCCAAAGTCGAGGGCGTGACGCTCGACGCGAGCGGTACCGTGTGCGGTGTGGACGTGCGTACGCCCGACGGCATGCGCGCGATGCGCGCGTCGTTGGTGATCGGTGCCGACGGCTTGCGTTCGATCGTGTCGCGCCGACTGGAACTGGCGCATCAATCGCGGTGGCCTCGGCGCGTAGCGCTGGTGGCGCACTACCGCGACGTGGAGGGCATTGGCACGCTTGGCGAGATGCATGTGACGCGAAACGGCTATGTGGGGCTCGCCGCAGTGTCCGGTGGACTCACCAACGTGGCCTTAGTCGTGCCGCGACGCGCGGCGCAGGGGATGGCCGGCGATCCGACGGCGTTTCTCGAGGCATGGATTGCCGAACAGCCCGCGTTGCATCCGCGCTTTCGCGATGCGGTGCGGGAAACACCCGTGCGCGCGACCGGACCGTTTGCGTCGCACGCCACCCGTGCTTGGGCGCCGGGCGCGATGCTCACGGGCGACGCGGCCGACTTCTACGATCCGTTCACCGGTGAAGGCATCTATGCCGCCCTGCGCGGTGGCGAGCTGCTGGCCCCGTACGCGGTCGACGCGGTGCATGCCCGCGAACAGGCTGACTCGCGCGGAATGCGTCGTGCCCTGCGGGCCTACGAGCAGGCGCGGAAGCACACCTTTGCCGGAAAGTGGCGCGTCGAAAAGCTCATTGGAGCCGCCGTGGCTTTTCCGACGTTGATGAATCACGCCGCGCGGGTGCTGACGCGCGATCGCGATCTCGCTGACCTGTTGATCGGGGTCACGGGCGACTTCGTGCCGCCGTCGGCGGTGCTGCGCCCGCGCACCCTGCTCCGATTCCTTTCCTGA
- the fabF gene encoding beta-ketoacyl-ACP synthase II — protein MTNPPPSYTTPESSPSRRRVAITGIGCVTPIGTGVEALWQGLRAERSAVVPATRFDASIYRSQCAAQIDDFDATKWIDAKRVKRLDRFSEFAVVSSILALEDGKLDLANEDRDRVGAMMGTALGGVGYAEEQAARFLHGGLRAVDATLALAVFGGSASCNMAIEFGVSGPNSTNAMSCASGSMAIGEAFRQIRDGYADVMLAGGSEAPLATLCFGAFALIRAMSTRNDDPARASRPFDKHRDGFVMGEGGAVLLLEEWSHAEARGARIYAELSGYGTTNDAHHMTAPRPDGAQAARCMRNALRDASVSVEQIDYINAHGSSTPLNDPTETMAIKQVFGEHAYRVPVSSTKGYYGHALGASGAFEAAISALTISRGWIPPTLNLETPDDGCDLDYVPQHGRELSPKVVLSNSFGFGGINAALVMKRAAAF, from the coding sequence ATGACCAATCCGCCGCCGTCCTACACGACGCCCGAATCCTCCCCATCCCGACGTCGGGTGGCGATCACCGGCATCGGGTGCGTCACACCGATCGGCACAGGCGTCGAAGCGCTGTGGCAAGGGCTGCGCGCCGAGCGCTCGGCGGTGGTGCCGGCCACGCGGTTCGACGCGTCGATTTACCGTTCGCAGTGCGCGGCGCAGATCGACGACTTCGACGCTACCAAATGGATCGACGCGAAGCGCGTGAAGCGTCTCGACCGCTTCAGCGAGTTCGCGGTCGTCAGTTCGATACTGGCCCTTGAAGACGGAAAGCTCGATCTGGCCAACGAAGATCGTGATCGCGTGGGCGCGATGATGGGTACCGCACTGGGCGGCGTCGGCTACGCCGAGGAACAGGCCGCCCGCTTTTTGCACGGCGGACTGCGCGCCGTCGATGCCACGCTCGCTCTCGCCGTATTCGGCGGCTCGGCCAGCTGCAACATGGCCATCGAGTTCGGCGTGTCGGGTCCCAACTCCACCAACGCGATGAGCTGTGCGTCGGGCTCCATGGCGATCGGTGAAGCGTTCCGACAGATCCGCGACGGCTACGCCGACGTGATGCTGGCCGGCGGATCGGAAGCGCCACTGGCCACCCTATGCTTCGGTGCCTTCGCGCTCATTCGCGCGATGTCTACGCGCAACGACGATCCGGCGCGCGCGTCGCGGCCGTTCGACAAACACCGCGATGGATTCGTGATGGGCGAAGGCGGCGCCGTACTGTTGCTGGAGGAGTGGTCACACGCGGAAGCGCGTGGCGCCCGCATTTATGCGGAGCTGAGCGGCTACGGCACCACCAACGACGCGCATCACATGACCGCCCCGCGCCCCGACGGCGCGCAGGCCGCGCGATGCATGCGCAACGCGCTGCGCGATGCGTCGGTGAGCGTGGAACAGATCGACTACATCAATGCTCACGGCAGCAGCACACCGCTGAACGATCCCACTGAAACCATGGCCATCAAGCAGGTGTTCGGCGAGCACGCGTACCGTGTTCCGGTGTCGAGCACCAAGGGTTACTACGGCCACGCCCTCGGTGCTTCCGGCGCGTTCGAAGCGGCGATCAGCGCGCTCACGATTTCACGCGGCTGGATCCCGCCCACGCTCAATCTGGAAACGCCCGACGACGGCTGCGATCTGGACTACGTGCCGCAGCACGGCCGCGAGCTGAGTCCCAAGGTGGTGCTGTCGAACAGTTTTGGATTTGGCGGGATTAATGCGGCGTTGGTGATGAAGCGGGCGGCGGCCTTCTGA
- a CDS encoding SRPBCC family protein, with amino-acid sequence MPFSSASPMHANYELGPPPADQLVTQIDERIVRAPVARIFEIAREVEHWPAYLPHYRLVRFRHRTPDGGGMVEMAANRPFGQFNWPTWWLSEMAVNHDVPWVRFKHVGGVTTRMDVEWSFTPVEGGTLTRIVHVWNGPLWPLIGRFAATQVIAPVFVHGIASRTLAGLAAVAERNPS; translated from the coding sequence ATGCCTTTTTCCTCAGCCTCGCCCATGCACGCGAACTACGAACTGGGTCCGCCACCAGCGGACCAACTGGTGACACAGATCGACGAGCGGATCGTGCGCGCCCCGGTGGCGCGCATTTTCGAGATTGCGCGCGAGGTCGAGCATTGGCCGGCGTATCTACCGCACTACCGGCTCGTACGGTTTCGTCATCGTACGCCCGATGGCGGTGGCATGGTGGAGATGGCGGCCAATCGCCCGTTCGGTCAGTTCAACTGGCCCACGTGGTGGCTGTCGGAGATGGCGGTGAATCATGACGTACCGTGGGTGCGGTTCAAGCACGTCGGTGGCGTGACCACGCGGATGGACGTGGAGTGGAGTTTCACGCCGGTCGAAGGCGGCACCCTCACGCGCATCGTGCACGTGTGGAACGGCCCGCTATGGCCGTTGATCGGACGGTTCGCGGCCACGCAGGTGATCGCTCCGGTATTCGTGCACGGCATCGCGTCGCGCACCCTGGCGGGTCTGGCCGCCGTCGCTGAACGGAATCCTTCATGA